From Vicia villosa cultivar HV-30 ecotype Madison, WI unplaced genomic scaffold, Vvil1.0 ctg.000048F_1_1, whole genome shotgun sequence:
TTAAGATATCCGTGGATATTTACAGATATCAATGGATAacactatttttctaaaattatgttttgaaaaaatatttttaacttgtttttaaGACACAAGATgttattatcacataacattcatacaaatctctcttattttaacaacaaaatttcatcatattaatttccttcattttcaccaaagcataatatccatacattttatttttaagaaaaaaacaatgatattgtGTTGTGAGTTATGGTAGAAAAGAGGACGATAGAGAAGTAGAAAGGATGACACTGGTTGGATGAGAGAAGAGCGGTATTGATTGGTTGGACAGTGAAATTGTTAAAGTGAGGCATGGAGTATAGAAGAAGCTTAAATATGAAATGGCCAATAAAATTTGTATATAATATAAAAGAGActagttttctattttttagaagatgaaaagatagagtataataaactaatattatttaaataatttttataatttattaacggaTACGGATATCCGCGGGTATGGATAACATTAAATCCGTATCCATATCTATTAATAAACGAgtatttaaatatccatttattcTATCCGCGGATATCTTTTAAACTATCTGCCCCGTACCCGTGACAGATTTTATCCGTGGATATCCGCGGGTATGGATATTTTTTCCATCCTTAAATGTAAGCACTAAGGCTTATCAAAACGTACACAGAGGTGTAATATGATCTCCCACATTGCTTCTAAACCTGATATTTTGTTCAGTGTATATTTGTGTGCGCGTTTTGAATCAAattctagagaatctcatttaagtTTTCTTAAGAGGATATTTAGATATTTAAAAGGTACTATTAACCTTGACTTgttttataaacaaataaaatgattACAACCTAGTTAGATTTTGTGATGTTGACTATGCtagagatagaatagaaagaaaaagcACCACTAAAGTTGCCAATTCCTAAGTGATAATAGCATCTCACCTGCAAGAAAAATTCAACAAATATTTATGTCGTCTACTGCAAAAGCATGATACATATTAGCTGCAAGTTGTCAAACTCCACTTTTCAGGATGAAACATCAACTTGAAGATTATAAGATAAAGAAAATTAAGATTCATATCTATGTTTAGAATACTTATGccattttattatctaaaaatcctatttttcACTCCAGAGAAAAACACATAAAGATTAAACATCAATTCATTAAGAACTATGTTAAGAAAGGAATTTTAGACATAAACTTTATTGATCCATATTATCAATAGGCCGATATTTTTACAAATCCATATATGAAAATAGATTTGGTTTAACAAAGAAGAATTAAAATAATCTCTTCATAAAAGAATCATGTTTAAATTCAAAAGTATGATCATCCATATataaattccaatttttttaattaaaagaaagatCATTTGGAACATTCTCAACCTCTTGTGATTTCAACTCTCTGGACCTTTGATCCTCTAGGATAACTTAACCCTATGAACTATTAATCCTTTGGGGCTAACTACCCAGACTTAATTGTAATGTTTAGTGTTATATTTGTGAGAGTCACAAATAAGAACGACACCTGGGTGCTACCTTTGTGTAGTATGGAGGCTAGCACTCGTGATAAAACATGTATACAATGACACTTTCCTTCCACCAATCATGCAGACTGAGTCATACCTTGACTCCTAAGAAAATAGGTGGTCAATAGTCTCCCCTAGTCAAGAGGGAGCGATTACCACTCCTAAGAAAATAGGTGGTCAATAGTCTCCCCCTGAGTCATACCTTGAGCCACACCTTTTTATACAATCACCACATTCACTATCACCCCATCTTTTGTACCCAGACATTCTCAGCCATGGTTAACAGGAGATCATGTTCCCCTATGTCGGAAGGTACACTCGGGGAAAATTGATACCAATGTCGTGGTGGAGATGTGTGTCGCCATGGATGAATTACACCGTTAGAATTAAACCCTATAATAAAACATAGTTAATATCCGATAGTGCCAACAACCAATCCCCTAGAGGAGATGGAAGTGTTGGATCCACAACCACTTTTGGACGAACTATGGGAAGCGTCTGTCCATGAAGGATTCAAGTCTATCTCTTTGGCCAAGTTTGATGGGAGTAACGATCCTTATGAACATGTCGCCTCCATAAACACACGGATGGCCATCATCAGAGCGTCTAACTCCCTCAAATGCAAGTTATTGTCTAGCACCTTCAAGAATACAACCTTGCGATGGTATATGGTTCTACCTTGAGCTTTCATCGCCAATTATCAAGAACTGGTGAGGAAGCTCGTACACTAGTTCATTATCATCCGTCATAGGAACATGTCCATTACCAGTCTATTCAACATACGACTAGGTCCCTCAGGGTCGTTAAGGGACTATCTCTCTCGGTTCAATGAAGCCACCATCAAGGTCGTCCCTCCAAACCAATAAATGTTTGTAAGTTCGTTCTAAAATGGACTCAAGATGGGACACTTTAATGAGTTTCTCGCCTAAAAGCCATCCATTGGTTAGTGGAGTTGGTCACCAGGGTAGAATGTTTCATGAAAGGCGAAGAGAGCAACGCTAAGAAGGCGACATGAGATTTCAAAGAGTGTGGTCCTAACATCAAAGGCACACACCACCAAAGGAAGAGTATATATATACCTTTACCATCAAGGACAAGACTGCATTCAAGAGAGTAGAAAAGACAGAAGAAAGCTCCACACCCTGAACACTCGTCGTGAACTAATTTGGCGCGAGGTTCTTCGCCTACCCAACATCTTTACACCTCCAGCTCATAAAATGGACGTGATGGGTCCTGAACCAAGTAGAAGGTGAAAGTTTCATCGAGTTAAAGGACATCATACTAAAGATTGTTATTAACTCAAGAAAGAGATCAAGAGGCTAATCTATGAGGGGCACCTTAAGAAATATGTCAAGGAAGACTCTTCACGGGGATCATACAAATCCATCTCTCATAGGCTAGACGGCGTAGGGAGCCCCAAGTCAAGCAAGTAAAAAGAGGCATCCGAAGGCGAGGATAGCAAAGTCGTGTACCACCTGCTCAATACTATTGTAGGAAGATTTGTCGAAGGTGGGGAGACTAGCTACGCCCGTAAAATGTATGCTCACCAAATCATGGATATAGAAAATATCCCTAATGTTGAAGGCGAAGGCTAATAAAAGACTTAACGGGCATCCACTCTCACAAGATGACCACGTAGTCATTACAATTAGGTGTTATGAATGAGAGATCAAAAGAGTTCTAGTGGACAAAGGAAGTTTTGCAGATATTCTATACTGGGATGCATTTGAAAGACTCCGCCTCGATCTTGATGCCCTAAAACCCTTCAAGATCTCGCTAGTTGGATTATATGGGGAGCAGGTGCAAGTGAAATGCTACATTACGCTAAAGACCACCTTTGAAGAGCAGGATCAAGCCAAAGAAGTTAAGGCCACATATTTGGTTATTAATGCCTCATCTTCTTACAATATGTATAGGGCGGACAAATTATAATCAGCTGGGTGCTACATTGTCTACTTTTTATTTGTGCATGGAGAGTATGGTGTCaacaaataattccaaataaggATCAACACAATCACATGGAAACTGctatgaaaaacaaaaaaagtaaACAACAATTAATATGAAAGGCATCCAAAGGACACTGATGTTTTAACATTTACGAAAATCTCCACAAGGGCAAAGAAATACAATAATGACCACTAAAGGCCAAGGAACACCACAAAAAACTCAAATTGTTAACCTTCCTCGTGAGTTGCCTCCTCTATGATGGCATCCTCAGGCTGGGAAGCTTCAAGTTCATCTGTCTCCATAGTTACACTGTCATCTTGAGCATCCTGAGATAGAGAGGATCCCCTGGGCTCCAATGACACAACCTCATCGTCCACCAGATGATCATCACAGATAACTTTGAGGAAGTCCAACTTGCTTAGGTTCAGCTGGAGGTAGAAAAAGGAAACCTGCTTTCTTGCTCGTTCAAAATAGATACCAAAGGTCGACACTAAATCGTCATTAAGATCTGACCCCTCTTCCTCCAACTCCTTATTGGAATGGAGTGTGTCTTCCAAAGACTTCCTCAAGAAATATCTTCCAACGGTCAGAACATTTGAATACATAACTCCTTGAGGTCAGTCTCGACAATCCCACAATAATCCTAGCTCCATGTCCGATAGAAAGGACTTAAGGGTCCAATATTTTGGACCGACCAAACCTGCCCAACGCAATACCAAATCCAAAGTTTTGTCCACTCAAGCTGGCAAATAGAGGTACTCTTGCTAAGGAGCCCCACACTAAAGTCATGCATTGCTTCCAAAGTACGACTGATTTCACACTTAAAAGTTTCTCCTCTTAGATTTCACTAACTTCTGTGTTGGAATGCTAAACTTACAGATATACCTCATTTTTTTTCCATCAAAGATCTTTGCCACCATTTTAGAGACCTTCAACGGTAGACTTCACCATTCTACTTTTGATTTCTACTCCACATCAAAAtagttattattataatatatttcactaatcaattttttattgttttaataaattttaataatttagtttACCTTTTTTACTAAAACTGATCATATATCGatgttatttattctattatattttatattttatacaaaatatattattttaacatatttttataatattaatattaatattacaattaataaaatttgaGTATTAACTATTTTTTAAGATTAACACAATAAATTTAATcagatttattcaattaaattttttttatgtgaaTCATCTAAAGCAAACTGAGtcacaaataattttatttttagaataaataatattttatttgtctcaaaattGATATAACCCGTATTTAAGATAGCttgtacataatttttttttgtggcCACAAACAACCGAGTTGAAGGAGCATGACAGGTAGCATCATAAATTGACCATATCTAACATTTTCATATATTCCAGACTCATTCACATATTACAAACCAATGGTCAGCTTATATCATCTAAGGACTTTCTCAACTTTTCTCTTTCGTCAACTCAACCCTACATGACAACATCCATTATTATAACTATATATAATTCACAACACATTCAATTAAAAGTAGAATAAAACTTTGTGTTAAAAAAATTGAGCAACTTTTCTAGGTTTAATTATTCAAAAAGTGAAGTTTTAGATGGCGAGTGGTGGTTGCAGCAATAACAAGAAGCCAGTGAAGATTGTGATTATTACTACACAATATGTGGAAACTGATGCCATGAGTTTTAAGTCTGTGGTGCAGAAGCTTACTGGTAAGCATTCTTCTGATGATCGTgttgatgatgaagttgcagaagGTAGAAAAGCTAAGAGGGAAAGAAATGATTTAAGTGATTTTGATGTGGCTGCTTGTGAAAGTGGTCATGATGGAAGAAGCTCTTTTTTTATAAGTGATTCTTTGTTGAATGAGTGTGACATTTTGTTTAGAGAGATGCAGACAAACAACAACTTTTTGTTTGActcataaatttaatttattaatgtatttgTGATTATTTACTTTTCATTCTTGGTGGTTTATTTTAGACTACATATCATTCACTTGTTTGTTCATAGTCCTACATGACATTTCATTATTACGTATACGTATAATACTCCCTCCCTTTTGAAATAAAGTCGTTTAAAGTTTTTGCACACAAATTTAAAAATGTAATTATAGGATCATAAGACATTATACTTTTATCCTTATAAATGTATTGGAAGTAGTGTAaagaataataattaaagaaCATAATTGAAAAAATTATAATCATTACTATGAAAAATGAGAAtgacattcattttaaaataaattttattagttAAAACTACGTTCATTTTAAAATGGAGAGAATACATAAATtctctaaaaaaaattacttaattGTCTCAAGTACTAATAAACTGAAGGTGTAAGAGATgaaataaatttatgtttttatgtgTTATTTAAATACACAAAAGCTAATAGTTTCCAATTTGTAATATTCTAAATCTATCATAATCtcaaaacacaaaagataatgtTTTGTATAGTTTtcaatttgtaatattttgattcCTTCATTTGAGTTGACAACAATTTCTCTAAAAACAtgattttcttcaaaaaaaaaagttgaaattaCTTGTTGACCTAGGTCTTCAATCTTCAACATCACCAACATTAATGgctttttcatcttttatttcATGAAACTTTGCACAAAACGACTCTCATGTAATATCTAATAGGACAAACGACAATAAGAAACAAAGCAAAGTGAAGAAACAAACAATATCAACCAAAACATTTACAAATGTGGTGACAAATGTCTACAACATACCTTAAAGTTAGCTTCCAGTACATTGTATAAAAGGAGACTGACTCGCAATCACAATTTCAAAAGATGAACACAAACTTAAACTTGATGCTTGTAAACATAATCTCCATGGCGGGATTTTGCCCACAGGTTCTTCCCCTGCAACCATTGTGATCATAAGGGAGAAATTAGCTTCGCAATGTTCCTCCATTACAAAATGGAGAATAACATCTCTTGTGAAAGGATTTTATGAGTTCACTTTTTTAAATCTAGAAGATGTGCAAAGAGTAAGATCTATTAGCTCTTGGAATTTGAATCTAGGTGTTCTTAAACTTTTTCCTTAGACTAAAGACTTTGTATCCTCAAATGTTAACCAAACATTTGTCCAGGTCTGGGTTAAAATCCACGGGTTGTCCCAAGAATATTGGCAAcctaaaattatttttgtaataaCGAGTAGCTTAAGAACTCCTATTTATATTGACTGAACTTCAAGCAACCCTATTTTTTATCGTCCTTTTGGAAATTTTGTTAGAGTATTAGTAGACATAGACTTGCGTAGATATTTACGCTACAAAATTCTAGTGGAAAGAGTTTGTTTTGCTTTCTTTATTGAAATAGAATATAAAAAACTCCTAGAGTTTTGTATCCACTCCAGCATAATTGGCCATTCAATATGAGTTTGTAGAAAGAGAATCTCAATTCAAGAGGAGAACAACATAACCAAATCCAAAGTAGAGGGTTCAAACTTCAAAAAACTATATTCCAGTCACATCCAAACACAAAGATCACTCTAGTGAAGCATTAGACAATACAAAATTCATGAATGAAGTGGGGAAAACAAGTGAAGTTTCAAACATTGTTCATCCTAAAAAAAATCAGAGCCTTTGGTATCCTCAATATTGGAAACAATCAATTGTACATAGCAGAATAAGAACATGTCGTAGCAAACATTGACTTAGACTCTACAAAGATAGAAAAACATAAGCAACTAGCTATTCTTCAAGTCATAAGCTTTGATGATTTTAAATTCGTGGATGCCACCCAATCCACTAAGCTGGATGATAGAGTTGCCATAacacaaaaaaatgatttttttgaagTAATCATGGGCCAACATGGAATACATGGGAGAAGATGAATTTCAAACTGAGTCAGATGAGGATAATAGCTCTGAGTAGCAAGGCTTCCAAATGGAaatttcaaattctaaaaaaagaaACTAATACAAAATTTAAAGGCCAAAGGAAATTATACAACCAGGGCAAAGACTACTTCCTATAAGCCTTTAAAATGAAGTGTATATATTGGAATGTTAGGGGTACGGCTAATCACCCCATAAGATTGGCCCTAATAAAACTTTTCAAGAGTCACAAACCAGGTTTTTATTTTATAGCGAAACCCTGGATGCATTTATCCAACCTTCCTTTCATGTTTTTTGAATCTTTAAACCTCAGGGAGTTTTCTAGTAATCAAAGATGGGGTCTCCCTCCAAATCTCTGGTGTGTGTGCAACAATCTAATTGACCCTCAAGTAATATCTATCTcaaatcaagatgtttcacatTCACTCAGGACTCCATTCTCGTGGGCTTCTCTGTAAAGTATGCCTCCAAATTCCATATAAATAGAAGAAATCTCTAGATTAATTGTACTTCCAACATCTCCATCTACAA
This genomic window contains:
- the LOC131623090 gene encoding uncharacterized protein LOC131623090, producing MASGGCSNNKKPVKIVIITTQYVETDAMSFKSVVQKLTGKHSSDDRVDDEVAEGRKAKRERNDLSDFDVAACESGHDGRSSFFISDSLLNECDILFREMQTNNNFLFDS